In Phaseolus vulgaris cultivar G19833 chromosome 7, P. vulgaris v2.0, whole genome shotgun sequence, the genomic stretch GTgaaattcaaataaacactTAACGTATTTCAGTTTAAATTTCAATTAcatgtttatgttttattttattctataagAGAAAAAACAGTTATACatttattctttaaattttaaatgtcattttagtttattttgcTTGATTATTTTGTTAACTAATGTTATACCTTTCGAAAATAAACAAAAGATGAATATCATCGAAACTTATGGCTGTTCGCCAAAATGTAACGAGATATGCTGATGTTTGATATAGAtttaaaaaaagtgatttttacatacaataaatttaattgcttttaaatttaaaaaaaaagatgtgTATTTTTAACAATGCTCAAAATAactatttctaattttaataatttttattagttttttattagTTTGAAAGCTAAAACAGATGTATCTAAAACTTCTAAAAAGAAGCAAGTATTTTCACGTGAAAAATTGTGTAACAAAAAGGCCCATAGAACCCACTTGTATCTATTCTTCATGAAAAAAACCGGACTTCCTTAAAAAAGTTTAATGTTTGCATATGGTTTTGGAATAAAACagattttcttattattttaataagtttttGAAGTAAACTAAGAAAATAATCCTTGTAATTGTAAGTGAAAAATCACATTTGTGTAAAAACAAAGTCTTTCAAAAGAGGGGTAAATCATGCTCAGTTGCATTAGGGAAGTTAGTGATGCAAACAAGGGGATTGGGATTGTCACGACGATCTAAATAAGGAAAGAAAGTAGGAAATCCAGAATCTATGAACTACAATCTAGCAGTTGTCCCAAactaagaaaaagaagaactagGTCTCTAATGTGGCTTCTGCATTGTGATTTTCCCGTTAAAAACAACAGTAGAAATCAGTAACGGTCGAGTGATGGACGAGAGCCCCGAGTTGGACGGTAATATGGAGCAGGTCTACCCCTATAACTCCTTCCTTCTTCTCGACCACCTACTCCACTTCCATACCTATCAGCACCGCCTCGTGGACCACTGTATCGGTCATACCCTCTTTCCTTCCCATAACCATTTTGTGGGTAATGATCTGACCCACTGCCATATCGATCGCTTGCAAATCGATCTCCACTGCTTGGATACCTGCacaattttcttttcataaaCTTAGTGACAGATGCATAGTATAGGACCACTTTTCTATTAACGGCAGACCAGATAAGAGAGCAGAACGAATCTGTAATTATTTGCCATAATCGAAGAAAAACCAAAATATTTATTCTGCAACCACCACAAACCATGTGTATACCTGTCACTGCTATAGCGATCACGGCTGCCATATTTGTTGTAGTCACGGTTGTCAATACGATCCCTATCTCCATAGCGTCCTCCATCATAACGGTCATCCACGTATCGATCCCGCTCACCACCAAGGCGATCCCCATGTCCACCGGCAGCTCCAAACCTAGGATGTGAAGAAAATGAACTACCACCACGACCTCGACCACCTCCACCTCCTGCCAAGGGACAATCTCGGGCCCAGTGTCCTGGACGCCCACATTTGAAGCAGTCATCTTGTCCTACCCTATCTCCAGCACCATAGCTTCCCCTACCACCTGATGAGTAGCTGCCTCTGTAACCTTGGTCTACATCATCACCCCCCATCTTAGGCTGCGCCTTGTTGACAGAGATGATGCGATCACCAATTTCCCGTCCATGCATTTCCTTGATTGCATCCTCCATTCCCCTACGGTCTGAAAATGTGATAAACCCAAATCCACGAGGACGGCCTGTATCCCTTTCCATCATGATCTACAAGAAGCATCACTTGAGAACCTCATGCTAAATACTAATTCACACTTAATGCTAACAATATTTGATGGTACGTTATCGGAATAGACAATATCAATGCTTGTTTTTATGCAATGACCACTGCATAGCCATTGTCTCGCATATAGATATTGAGAACAACATACAGAACACGTCTAATAGGAAGGGATATTCAGCTAAACCAGTACAAGTAAATAAGACTCGCCAAGTTACTGTAGTAGAAGAAAGTGCAGATATATAAAACTACTCCaccattaaaattaaattaatttgaaaaacagtataGTAGAACCCACATCATACCAAAAATATGAAGATAGAAAGGAAAAAACAGACAGATAGAAAAGTAAAAGGCAGGTCAAAGTAGCTCATATAtagcaaaaagaataaaaattgcacCATGCCCATCATACAGTAAATTCTCCACCCATCAAAAGGCAAACAAAGAGGCCCTCCTTCCAAACTGCTTAGCAAAATTGGATGCCTAAAAGAAACTATTGTAGAAAATGATTGTTtgttaacaataaaaaaaaaataggtacGAAGTTTTTGTAAGATTTCAATCACAATGTTGATCAACCAATTTCTAATGAACACTCAAGAGTGTCATCCATTAATGTTGGctgacattttttttaaaattgtgtttcagCCAACACCCCATCTCTGAAAAAAATCTCAGACGTTTTATAGGGGTGATCTAAATTCAACAAGGCTTATAAACCATTCCCTAAAATTACACCTCCCTTACCATCCAACCTAAAATTGATGAAAACACAAGAACACAATTACAGCACAATCTATTGCTCCAAATTGCTGATAGTCGGTAATATCATTCGTACATGacataatacaaaatatttgaaatagaCAAAGCTTAACAAAGTGTTGTACATAATAATAACATACAAGTAAGAAGGGTGCGTTGCTTGTTGATTTTAGTACTTAATTAACTAGATGCAAACAGCactaaattaaaaagaaaaacttataACCAGACAACTTACTTCTCCGTTACAATGATAAAGCTTCGATATAGCTAAGCCTTTCAGAGGAATCCCAAGCCCATATTTGACAACAAACATCTCTTACAACAAACACTTCCATATTCTGAGATAGAATTTCACCATGTTCGATACTGGTTCATGACTTCATGATAGACCTTTAACAATTTAATCCCTCAAACATATTCTTTTCATctcatttatttgaaaaaaaagcaCTGTATTATATGATACTATTATTTTCTGACCCAGAAGAACTAACATTACAACAAAATGTACCCACAAAATGTGTGGTATATCATCAAATCCAACTGTAGCTTTCACTTCAGCAGTCAACAGATTTTCTCACAACTTCATTTTTACGATGAGTTTCACATTTGATATCtcttcaaaacaaaaatactcAGCCAGCAAATATTTTTCCATAATTCTGAAAGACAAAATGCAGGACACAGGCATTCCTTTTGAAGATCATGCTTTCACTTTTTTGAAAGAATTCAGCTACCTCCTGTGATTTATTCGCCTCACCACATGCAAGAAATCAATCTTATGCAGCAACAAAAATACTCAGCGACATGGAGATGAATGCATAATATTCACTATACTGCGATTAAATGCCTATCATTCTAGGTAATTCTGCTGCCCCTTAACTGACTATCCAAGACACCAGCATTTTAGCAGAAAACCATTCCCATGCAGAAGAGGATTCTTTATCTAAGAGTACACTGACAAAAGTAGAACCATTCAAACCAAAGAAACATCTCCAACCAATGAACTCTACCCAAGTAAGGAAGTAATGACTAAATTGAAGATATTCATTCATTTGACCTTCGATACTGTTAGCAATTATAGGTAGATCAACTGGTTCGATACAGTATCTCAAAAAAAGGAGGAACCCATCTCTGAGCTACAACTGTGAATGATGTCAATGCTTCGGATTGAAAATTGATCTCGGCAGCACCAAAGTACTCACAAGACCCGTACTGATGCAGAACTTGTTGGTGTTGTAGAGTCAAACTCACTCGGTTTGGatatttataagttaatttgttAGAAGGGCGATGACATCAGCCAAACACAAAACAATGTCCAAACACCAGAGCTTTACATTGCTATGAGAAACTAACGAAAACTGCCAAAGGTGCAGCAACATTGGACTGGTCAACTGAAGCAAGCACATACAAATTCTTGAACTCAGTTTAACTGGTCTACTGAGCACCACATAATCACAGTTCTTTGAAACGGTTCTATCTATACTTCGAATGGAACAATATATTAGTTAGTGGGTAATTTCATTTCCATTAAAAACAGAGTACATTACTCTCTTCCCCAGGAACTGCATGTATGTGAATCTTTCCACATTTCAGGACCCCTAAAAATGCCACCTTGACCATACCAAATGCATTGTCAGTTCATAAGATGGCACATCTGTTGCCCATGGCTCTACAACTAAAGAAACAGGTATAAGCAGTGTTCATAACATATCAATATACCAGGGgacaaaaatttgaaaaagcaTAATGTGAGATAGCAGTCTTTAATGCCTGTTTCTAGTTTCCTATAATTATCTTGAACAACCATTGATCAAGAGCCAGAAGCAAAAGAAGGAATGCCCAGCATAACTTTGTTGTATATCGCACTGGTAACAATTGCCAACACAAGATAGATTTGCAACTAGAAAAGGAAGGAAGCCACTGTACAGATGCGACGTGATTTTTTGTGTGAACTTTGGATTTGGACAGAAAAATTCTTTACCCCAAAGAATTAAATGTAACTCAACCAAACAAGTGTCACAAACTTCTTTTCATTAATCATGCAACAAGGTATAGATCTGTGAGCCGCAGAAAAACAAGTATGTAAACAAAAAATAGCATATTCCAACGTGCATGTTATGGTATTAACTTTGTCAAACTGTCACTTGCCAGCCCAATTATAAAGCAAAACACCCATTCCAAATTACAATGATTTTACTAACAAATCATAAGCACAGCAAATACACGAAATCTCTCTGCCGAATAGCAGACAGCTCAGACTGTTATTTGATCAACAACCTTCCTTGAACCAAATTCCACTTTCCAAACCACACTAATCTCCGGCTCAAGCTCTACTGTTACCACAAACTATCATttaacacaaaattgaaaacgaGCTTCACCCATGAAGAAATCATTCCGGTAAACCATCTTTTGAAAAATCCATCCACGGCATCTCAAAGATCACAAGATACAAAACAAGCGTTTCcagaaagacaaaaaaaatgaaaacgaaAAATTAGTATAGAATCCCATCATAAAACTTCAACCCGAAAgcacaataaaaaaaaggattCCTACGCAATAACTCAGCCAAAACCAGACCTTACAATCGCCCCTATCCTTTACTAGAGACCAAAACGGCACTGAACAGGTTCACTTCAAGAATCATAATAGTCTCATGAAAAATTATCAGTACTGCTGTTTTATAATAATATGCACATTTAGATTCAATTAAAAcgtcatttattttattaaaaaacaaactCCTTCCACTCTAATTTCGGAAACTGCATACCTAACATCATTTAAACGAGAAGAAACAAGTTCCCCTGTTCATAGTAATGAAATagcttaatttaaaatatggaACATTTATCTGGGAAATCGAAAGCGAAGGGGGGTACCTGGCATTCGAGAATTTTGCCGTAACGAGCAAAGGCATGCTCGAGTTGACGCTCCGTGACGTCCCAAGATAAACCACCCACAAATATTCGATTATCTTCCTTCGCAGCCATCACTCACTCCAAATCTCGCTAAATCCTGAACCGCACAAAATCAAATGCCGACAGTTTaaaaatcaattgaaaaaaaaaaagcaggTTAACGAAATCTTCTGCAAGTAGAACTTTGAGATACTTACACAAGAGTAACCGatgaattgaagaaaaaaaacggAGAGAATTTCAGTGTGTTGAAGGAAACCCTCGAAGTTGAACTCCACGATAACGCTCTCACGTACGAGGGCGAAATAAAACTCTTTTATTTTGAGTGTTAAGGCCGTGTTTGTTTAAAGGTGTATCTCACGTTTGGAGAAATACTTTAACTTTTAAGGATTATATACGCTTTGAAATCAAATGTTTGTGAAAACATTTTTTAGAATTCAAATGATAAAAtgcaaatttataaaaatatttatttataatttaatattttcggAATAtcctttaaaatttatataataagatGAATATTCATTCGGTCCACACGGATAACAAAATATCTATTTTGCAAATATGCATTTATTTACATTATTCGAAATATTttaattccaaaaaaaaatagattgatGAGAAAATCATATTAAACGACGTTAATATAATATCACATTAAAGTATATCATAggatttcatttttaaatatggTTTTAAACACACGTATTCGAATATCCACTACCTTAGATATATTGAGCATAGGTGAATAAGTACAATCCACataattaaatgtatttttttattgaatattgcATTGAAATTATgttatgaaaaacatttttttaatctatatgAGAGTCTCTAGTTAGTtgctttagtttttttttttttctcaacaatgtttcaatttcttttttacttttatatgaATGTAGTACAATAATGATCTCTCTTATCCAGAGATGTAATGATAATGTTTTCTTAGAATGCGACATATCAAGTACTTTACTTAACATTCAACTGGGTGAAAACAATCCTAAATCTGTAATTAGATTCTTTTTGTCCTATTTcgataaatatttaatttttaatgaaaaaaatacccAACTAAAATCAGTATTACTCATAAAATACTAATTATACTATTCCAAGTATTCGAGGCTAGCAATGACACTAAATAATGCTAAGAATCTAAGGTAACCTTTTAACTAGGAGCGTGAAAGTGAAGTTATATTTGCATATTTCAGTATTCTTATCTCTAGCTACACACATTTACAACTTTAAATTGAAAGTACATTGGAGGAGTAAAATCATGAAACATTATAttacatttaatatatattgatttttttttttttccaatacaTACACTTTGGTACAAGAAGGGGCAGCTTGACGGAGGATCAAACTCCCGGTATTAATGTCACATCCCAACTGAGCTACAAGCTCTTTGgatatgaataaattatttacaCCACGTACATGACTGTACATGTTACATACATCATACATGTAAGAACCACAGAAGTGAAATTTGTTAGAATTGGGAAAAAAGAATTGAATTATTCAGGTAAAAGAGGAAGCCTGGTGACACCGGTGCCACCACCACCAGTAGACGCTGAGGTAGGACTTGTTTTCTTGCGGGCAACAGAAGTAGTAGATTTAGAGGGTTTTTTTGTATTTAGCCTCAAGGGAAGAATCTGCAACCTGGGGTTCTGTTCTGTACCTGACTTTTCAGCAGCCAACTGGTAACTTTGCACAAGTTCAAGCTGCAGGGCAATAATTTCAGAACGTCTAGGAAGAAGTTCCACAGCCTCTCCACCAGGAATCACAATGTACTCTATTGCAAGCCGGACCTCCTGccagaaaaaaagtaaaagaatttaaaaaatgacaacATGAAAGAGGTTTATATGTAAAATACTGTAGGCTTTCTCTTCTGTGAATGAATGTAATGGATTAGGGAAATGGCCTTCTAAGCATGAAGGCAGGCACCAATAGAGAAGAAACAAGCAACACAAATGAGCAAGCAAAGATGGTCCCCGGGAAGGGATCTATTCCCATTTAAATAAACTAATTCAATTGCTGAATGCATCATCTTCCAGAAACCAGGATCAGAAAGCAAGACTATAGTAGACAGCGCAGGTTTTAATTCGAAAACAGAAAATGTAACATCAAGTGAACTATCAGATACTAATTAAACAATTGTCAAAGGGTGTGTATGTACCTCCAAGGCATCAATCTCTTCCAGAGAAGGTTTTCGTTTCGGCTCATCATCCTCAATTTCAATATCCAAGCAGTCGTTTAATGGCTTATTTTTTGAACGGTCAAAGGATTCTAGCCCAAGGATCATTCGTACTGCCTTGACCATTTGTGCCATGGTATTGGACTGAAAGAAACAAAAGTTTGTTACAAGACATAAAGAGATTCACACTGAAGGAATAACTAAAGAAGCAGCAAGAGGTCACCTTGATAACA encodes the following:
- the LOC137827736 gene encoding glycine-rich RNA-binding protein RZ1C isoform X1, which translates into the protein MAAKEDNRIFVGGLSWDVTERQLEHAFARYGKILECQIMMERDTGRPRGFGFITFSDRRGMEDAIKEMHGREIGDRIISVNKAQPKMGGDDVDQGYRGSYSSGGRGSYGAGDRVGQDDCFKCGRPGHWARDCPLAGGGGGRGRGGSSFSSHPRFGAAGGHGDRLGGERDRYVDDRYDGGRYGDRDRIDNRDYNKYGSRDRYSSDRYPSSGDRFASDRYGSGSDHYPQNGYGKERGYDRYSGPRGGADRYGSGVGGREEGRSYRGRPAPYYRPTRGSRPSLDRY
- the LOC137827736 gene encoding glycine-rich RNA-binding protein RZ1C isoform X2, which encodes MFVVKYGLGIPLKGLAISKLYHCNGEIMMERDTGRPRGFGFITFSDRRGMEDAIKEMHGREIGDRIISVNKAQPKMGGDDVDQGYRGSYSSGGRGSYGAGDRVGQDDCFKCGRPGHWARDCPLAGGGGGRGRGGSSFSSHPRFGAAGGHGDRLGGERDRYVDDRYDGGRYGDRDRIDNRDYNKYGSRDRYSSDRYPSSGDRFASDRYGSGSDHYPQNGYGKERGYDRYSGPRGGADRYGSGVGGREEGRSYRGRPAPYYRPTRGSRPSLDRY